A region of Daphnia carinata strain CSIRO-1 chromosome 10, CSIRO_AGI_Dcar_HiC_V3, whole genome shotgun sequence DNA encodes the following proteins:
- the LOC130698633 gene encoding long-chain-fatty-acid--CoA ligase 5-like isoform X1, whose product MLLAAASTVASGPAVVLKKIKGPDVEQYLHYVSGAAGMLAMAGVGVAAASAYYLANRPIPTQPPFDLDNQTIVEGPELIHYSRFAKEGKEMKFMRYLYEDTRTLYDVFRRGARVSNNGPCLGWREDPTKQYQWMRYEEALLRAQNFGSGLVALGLKPGPNTLVGVYSQNSPEWVLSEHGLYSYSMVIVPLYDTLGPEACRYIINQAEMSLVICDNEDKCKSLLNNAPSCLKQLVHVKPISKETTELAKRKGINMLSFEYVEKLGAEKKNRPVPPQPDDLCTICYTSGTTGNPKGVMLTHENVVADVSATLLQLGDQKPNCSDVMISFLPLAHMLERICQVSVYMQGGAVGFFGGDIRNLMDDMKALRPTITPAVPRLLNRIFDKVQSGLNSSSLKRFLFNAALSSKENELRRGIIRNNTIWDKLVLGKVQESMGGRIRLLVVGSAPLAGSVLTFMRCALGCVIVEGYGQTECVAPTTLTVQGDSTPEHVGPPIPCCAIKLIDVPDMNYYAASGHGEICIKGTNVFKGYFKEPEKTKETLDEDGWLHTGDIGTFLPNGTLKICDRKKNIFKLSQGEYIAPEKIENIYIKSQYVAQVFVHGESLKSCTVAVIVPDVENVKFYAEEQGIPGTLSVLCNTPEIKQLILKDITDLGKKGGLKSFEQVKDIYLHPDAFSVQNGLLTPTLKSKRPELRTYFKPQLEDMYSKLD is encoded by the exons ATGTTACTCGCTGCTGCTTCAACGGTTGCCTCTGGCCCAGCtgtcgttttgaaaaaaatcaaag GCCCGGACGTCGAACAATATTTGCACTATGTCAGCGGTGCGGCAGGTATGCTGGCAATGGCAGGCGTCGGAGTGGCCGCTGCCTCGGCCTATTATTTGGCCAACCGACCAATTCCCACACAACCTCCTTTCGATCTGGACAATCAAACAATTGTCGAG GGACCAGAGTTGATCCACTACTCCCGCTTCGCCAAAGAAGGCAAGGAGATGAAATTCATGCGGTACCTCTACGAAGACACCCGGACCCTCTACGACGTCTTCCGCCGTGGAGCCCGTGTTTCCA ACAATGGGCCCTGTTTGGGATGGAGAGAGGATCCCACTAAGCAGTACCAGTGGATGCGTTATGAGGAGGCCCTGTTGCGCGCCCAGAATTTCGGCTCAGGCCTCGTGGCACTTGGCCTCAAGCCCGGACCTAATACACTTGTGGGCGTCTACAGTCAGAACAGTCCCGAGTGGGTACTAAGCGAACATGGCCTCTACAGCTACTCCATGGTCATTGTCCCGCTCTACGACACTCTTGGACCCGAGGCATGCCGCTATATCATCAATCAAG CCGAAATGTCTCTGGTTATCTGCGATAACGAAGATAAGTGCAAGTCTTTGCTCAACAATGCACCCTCCTGTCTAAAGCAGCTGGTCCACGTAAAACCAATCTCCAAAGAGACAACTGAGTTAGCCAAGCGTAAAGGCATCAACATGTTGAGCTTTGAGTATGTGGAGAAGCTTGGcgcggaaaagaaaaacaggcctGTG CCGCCTCAACCTGACGACTTGTGCACCATTTGCTATACGTCGGGCACGACGGGCAACCCCAAGGGAGTGATGTTGACCCACGAGAACGTTGTGGCTGACGTCAGCGCCACGCTACTCCAATTGGGCGACCAGAAACCCAACTGTTCGGACGTGATGATTTCTTTCCTCCCCTTGGCACACATGCTCGAGCGCATTTGCCAAGTCTCCGTCTACATGCAAGGAGGTGCTGTGGGTTTCTTCGGCGGTGACATCCGTAACCTGATGGATGACATGAAAGCCCTTCGACCCACCATCACACCAGCCGTCCCACGTCTCCTCAACCGAATCTTCGACAAGGTTCAGAGTGGCTTGAACAGCTCGTCTCTGAAGCGATTCCTCTTCAACGCTGCGCTCAGCTCCAAGGAGAACGAACTCAGGCGCGGTATCATCAGGAATAACACCATCTGGGATAAACTCGTCTTGGGCAAAGTTCAAGAATCCATGGGTGGACGCATCAGACTGTTGGTCGTTGGATCTGCTCCTTTGGCCGGCTCTGTCCTCACTTTTATGCGCTGCGCCTTGGGCTGCGTCATTGTTGAAGGTTATGGTCAAACCGAATGCGTTGCGCCAACAACCCTCACCGTTCAG GGAGACTCTACTCCAGAACACGTTGGCCCGCCAATTCCTTGCTGCGCTATCAAGCTGATTGATGTACCCGATATGAATTACTACGCTGCTAGTGGCCATGGTGAAATCTGTATCAAGGGTACTAACGTCTTCAAAGGCTACTTCAAAGAACCCGAAAAGACCAAAGAAACACTAGACGAGGACGGCTGGCTTCACACTGGCGACATCGGCACCTTCCTACCC AACGGAACGTTAAAGATTTGCGATCGCAAGAAGAACATTTTCAAACTCTCACAGGGTGAATATATCGCACCCGAGAAGATTGAAAATATTTACATCAAAAGCCAGTACGTCGCACAAGTCTTTGTTCACGGTGAAAGCCTCAAGTCGTGCACAGTTGCGGTCATCGTACCTGATGTAGAGAACGTCAAGTTCTACGCAGAAGAGCAGGGTATTCCTGGGACACTGTCTGTGCTGTGCAACACCCCTGAAATCAAGCAGCTTATATTGAAAGACATCACAGATCTGGGGAAAAAAGGCGGTCTTAAATCCTTCGAACAG GTCAAA
- the LOC130698633 gene encoding long-chain-fatty-acid--CoA ligase 5-like isoform X2, whose amino-acid sequence MFFAGSEFVHGPDVEQYLHYVSGAAGMLAMAGVGVAAASAYYLANRPIPTQPPFDLDNQTIVEGPELIHYSRFAKEGKEMKFMRYLYEDTRTLYDVFRRGARVSNNGPCLGWREDPTKQYQWMRYEEALLRAQNFGSGLVALGLKPGPNTLVGVYSQNSPEWVLSEHGLYSYSMVIVPLYDTLGPEACRYIINQAEMSLVICDNEDKCKSLLNNAPSCLKQLVHVKPISKETTELAKRKGINMLSFEYVEKLGAEKKNRPVPPQPDDLCTICYTSGTTGNPKGVMLTHENVVADVSATLLQLGDQKPNCSDVMISFLPLAHMLERICQVSVYMQGGAVGFFGGDIRNLMDDMKALRPTITPAVPRLLNRIFDKVQSGLNSSSLKRFLFNAALSSKENELRRGIIRNNTIWDKLVLGKVQESMGGRIRLLVVGSAPLAGSVLTFMRCALGCVIVEGYGQTECVAPTTLTVQGDSTPEHVGPPIPCCAIKLIDVPDMNYYAASGHGEICIKGTNVFKGYFKEPEKTKETLDEDGWLHTGDIGTFLPNGTLKICDRKKNIFKLSQGEYIAPEKIENIYIKSQYVAQVFVHGESLKSCTVAVIVPDVENVKFYAEEQGIPGTLSVLCNTPEIKQLILKDITDLGKKGGLKSFEQVKDIYLHPDAFSVQNGLLTPTLKSKRPELRTYFKPQLEDMYSKLD is encoded by the exons ATGTTTTTCGCCGGCTCAGAGTTTGTGCACG GCCCGGACGTCGAACAATATTTGCACTATGTCAGCGGTGCGGCAGGTATGCTGGCAATGGCAGGCGTCGGAGTGGCCGCTGCCTCGGCCTATTATTTGGCCAACCGACCAATTCCCACACAACCTCCTTTCGATCTGGACAATCAAACAATTGTCGAG GGACCAGAGTTGATCCACTACTCCCGCTTCGCCAAAGAAGGCAAGGAGATGAAATTCATGCGGTACCTCTACGAAGACACCCGGACCCTCTACGACGTCTTCCGCCGTGGAGCCCGTGTTTCCA ACAATGGGCCCTGTTTGGGATGGAGAGAGGATCCCACTAAGCAGTACCAGTGGATGCGTTATGAGGAGGCCCTGTTGCGCGCCCAGAATTTCGGCTCAGGCCTCGTGGCACTTGGCCTCAAGCCCGGACCTAATACACTTGTGGGCGTCTACAGTCAGAACAGTCCCGAGTGGGTACTAAGCGAACATGGCCTCTACAGCTACTCCATGGTCATTGTCCCGCTCTACGACACTCTTGGACCCGAGGCATGCCGCTATATCATCAATCAAG CCGAAATGTCTCTGGTTATCTGCGATAACGAAGATAAGTGCAAGTCTTTGCTCAACAATGCACCCTCCTGTCTAAAGCAGCTGGTCCACGTAAAACCAATCTCCAAAGAGACAACTGAGTTAGCCAAGCGTAAAGGCATCAACATGTTGAGCTTTGAGTATGTGGAGAAGCTTGGcgcggaaaagaaaaacaggcctGTG CCGCCTCAACCTGACGACTTGTGCACCATTTGCTATACGTCGGGCACGACGGGCAACCCCAAGGGAGTGATGTTGACCCACGAGAACGTTGTGGCTGACGTCAGCGCCACGCTACTCCAATTGGGCGACCAGAAACCCAACTGTTCGGACGTGATGATTTCTTTCCTCCCCTTGGCACACATGCTCGAGCGCATTTGCCAAGTCTCCGTCTACATGCAAGGAGGTGCTGTGGGTTTCTTCGGCGGTGACATCCGTAACCTGATGGATGACATGAAAGCCCTTCGACCCACCATCACACCAGCCGTCCCACGTCTCCTCAACCGAATCTTCGACAAGGTTCAGAGTGGCTTGAACAGCTCGTCTCTGAAGCGATTCCTCTTCAACGCTGCGCTCAGCTCCAAGGAGAACGAACTCAGGCGCGGTATCATCAGGAATAACACCATCTGGGATAAACTCGTCTTGGGCAAAGTTCAAGAATCCATGGGTGGACGCATCAGACTGTTGGTCGTTGGATCTGCTCCTTTGGCCGGCTCTGTCCTCACTTTTATGCGCTGCGCCTTGGGCTGCGTCATTGTTGAAGGTTATGGTCAAACCGAATGCGTTGCGCCAACAACCCTCACCGTTCAG GGAGACTCTACTCCAGAACACGTTGGCCCGCCAATTCCTTGCTGCGCTATCAAGCTGATTGATGTACCCGATATGAATTACTACGCTGCTAGTGGCCATGGTGAAATCTGTATCAAGGGTACTAACGTCTTCAAAGGCTACTTCAAAGAACCCGAAAAGACCAAAGAAACACTAGACGAGGACGGCTGGCTTCACACTGGCGACATCGGCACCTTCCTACCC AACGGAACGTTAAAGATTTGCGATCGCAAGAAGAACATTTTCAAACTCTCACAGGGTGAATATATCGCACCCGAGAAGATTGAAAATATTTACATCAAAAGCCAGTACGTCGCACAAGTCTTTGTTCACGGTGAAAGCCTCAAGTCGTGCACAGTTGCGGTCATCGTACCTGATGTAGAGAACGTCAAGTTCTACGCAGAAGAGCAGGGTATTCCTGGGACACTGTCTGTGCTGTGCAACACCCCTGAAATCAAGCAGCTTATATTGAAAGACATCACAGATCTGGGGAAAAAAGGCGGTCTTAAATCCTTCGAACAG GTCAAA
- the LOC130698633 gene encoding long-chain-fatty-acid--CoA ligase 1-like isoform X3 has product MSGGLKDFFFPKPFRPPLDLSVQSDVIRGPELIHYSRFAKEGKEMKFMRYLYEDTRTLYDVFRRGARVSNNGPCLGWREDPTKQYQWMRYEEALLRAQNFGSGLVALGLKPGPNTLVGVYSQNSPEWVLSEHGLYSYSMVIVPLYDTLGPEACRYIINQAEMSLVICDNEDKCKSLLNNAPSCLKQLVHVKPISKETTELAKRKGINMLSFEYVEKLGAEKKNRPVPPQPDDLCTICYTSGTTGNPKGVMLTHENVVADVSATLLQLGDQKPNCSDVMISFLPLAHMLERICQVSVYMQGGAVGFFGGDIRNLMDDMKALRPTITPAVPRLLNRIFDKVQSGLNSSSLKRFLFNAALSSKENELRRGIIRNNTIWDKLVLGKVQESMGGRIRLLVVGSAPLAGSVLTFMRCALGCVIVEGYGQTECVAPTTLTVQGDSTPEHVGPPIPCCAIKLIDVPDMNYYAASGHGEICIKGTNVFKGYFKEPEKTKETLDEDGWLHTGDIGTFLPNGTLKICDRKKNIFKLSQGEYIAPEKIENIYIKSQYVAQVFVHGESLKSCTVAVIVPDVENVKFYAEEQGIPGTLSVLCNTPEIKQLILKDITDLGKKGGLKSFEQVKDIYLHPDAFSVQNGLLTPTLKSKRPELRTYFKPQLEDMYSKLD; this is encoded by the exons ATGTCGGGAGGcttaaaagatttttttttcccgaaaccTTTCCGTCCGCCGCTCGATCTATCTGTTCAGTCGGACGTAATTCGG GGACCAGAGTTGATCCACTACTCCCGCTTCGCCAAAGAAGGCAAGGAGATGAAATTCATGCGGTACCTCTACGAAGACACCCGGACCCTCTACGACGTCTTCCGCCGTGGAGCCCGTGTTTCCA ACAATGGGCCCTGTTTGGGATGGAGAGAGGATCCCACTAAGCAGTACCAGTGGATGCGTTATGAGGAGGCCCTGTTGCGCGCCCAGAATTTCGGCTCAGGCCTCGTGGCACTTGGCCTCAAGCCCGGACCTAATACACTTGTGGGCGTCTACAGTCAGAACAGTCCCGAGTGGGTACTAAGCGAACATGGCCTCTACAGCTACTCCATGGTCATTGTCCCGCTCTACGACACTCTTGGACCCGAGGCATGCCGCTATATCATCAATCAAG CCGAAATGTCTCTGGTTATCTGCGATAACGAAGATAAGTGCAAGTCTTTGCTCAACAATGCACCCTCCTGTCTAAAGCAGCTGGTCCACGTAAAACCAATCTCCAAAGAGACAACTGAGTTAGCCAAGCGTAAAGGCATCAACATGTTGAGCTTTGAGTATGTGGAGAAGCTTGGcgcggaaaagaaaaacaggcctGTG CCGCCTCAACCTGACGACTTGTGCACCATTTGCTATACGTCGGGCACGACGGGCAACCCCAAGGGAGTGATGTTGACCCACGAGAACGTTGTGGCTGACGTCAGCGCCACGCTACTCCAATTGGGCGACCAGAAACCCAACTGTTCGGACGTGATGATTTCTTTCCTCCCCTTGGCACACATGCTCGAGCGCATTTGCCAAGTCTCCGTCTACATGCAAGGAGGTGCTGTGGGTTTCTTCGGCGGTGACATCCGTAACCTGATGGATGACATGAAAGCCCTTCGACCCACCATCACACCAGCCGTCCCACGTCTCCTCAACCGAATCTTCGACAAGGTTCAGAGTGGCTTGAACAGCTCGTCTCTGAAGCGATTCCTCTTCAACGCTGCGCTCAGCTCCAAGGAGAACGAACTCAGGCGCGGTATCATCAGGAATAACACCATCTGGGATAAACTCGTCTTGGGCAAAGTTCAAGAATCCATGGGTGGACGCATCAGACTGTTGGTCGTTGGATCTGCTCCTTTGGCCGGCTCTGTCCTCACTTTTATGCGCTGCGCCTTGGGCTGCGTCATTGTTGAAGGTTATGGTCAAACCGAATGCGTTGCGCCAACAACCCTCACCGTTCAG GGAGACTCTACTCCAGAACACGTTGGCCCGCCAATTCCTTGCTGCGCTATCAAGCTGATTGATGTACCCGATATGAATTACTACGCTGCTAGTGGCCATGGTGAAATCTGTATCAAGGGTACTAACGTCTTCAAAGGCTACTTCAAAGAACCCGAAAAGACCAAAGAAACACTAGACGAGGACGGCTGGCTTCACACTGGCGACATCGGCACCTTCCTACCC AACGGAACGTTAAAGATTTGCGATCGCAAGAAGAACATTTTCAAACTCTCACAGGGTGAATATATCGCACCCGAGAAGATTGAAAATATTTACATCAAAAGCCAGTACGTCGCACAAGTCTTTGTTCACGGTGAAAGCCTCAAGTCGTGCACAGTTGCGGTCATCGTACCTGATGTAGAGAACGTCAAGTTCTACGCAGAAGAGCAGGGTATTCCTGGGACACTGTCTGTGCTGTGCAACACCCCTGAAATCAAGCAGCTTATATTGAAAGACATCACAGATCTGGGGAAAAAAGGCGGTCTTAAATCCTTCGAACAG GTCAAA